From the Roseibium salinum genome, one window contains:
- a CDS encoding low molecular weight protein-tyrosine-phosphatase produces the protein MEIRLRHSVLFVCLGNICRSPLAEGVFRALAEEAGVADRLLIDSAGTGAWHAGNPPDPRSIAIAATYGIDLSAQRARQVRADDFSAFDTIVAMDGSNLSTLKSRTGAGTARIRLLLDNPARDVPDPYYGGPDGFEQVYRLVRDGCEDFLGTVI, from the coding sequence ATGGAGATCCGCTTGCGCCATTCCGTCCTCTTCGTCTGCCTTGGCAACATCTGCCGCTCGCCGCTTGCCGAGGGCGTCTTCCGCGCGCTGGCGGAGGAGGCCGGTGTTGCGGACCGGTTGCTGATCGATTCCGCCGGTACGGGCGCCTGGCATGCCGGCAATCCGCCGGATCCGCGTTCCATCGCGATTGCCGCCACGTATGGCATCGACCTGTCCGCACAGCGTGCCAGGCAGGTCCGGGCGGACGATTTCAGTGCATTCGATACGATCGTGGCGATGGACGGAAGCAACCTGAGCACGCTCAAGTCCAGGACCGGGGCCGGCACCGCGAGGATCCGCCTGCTGCTGGACAATCCGGCAAGGGACGTTCCCGATCCCTATTACGGCGGGCCGGATGGATTTGAGCAGGTCTACCGGCTCGTGCGGGACGGCTGCGAGGATTTTCTCGGCACGGTGATCTGA